Proteins encoded in a region of the Saccharothrix ecbatanensis genome:
- a CDS encoding S8 family serine peptidase — protein sequence MRRLLGKSLLAAVLFAAVLPAAPANADTRTSGYIVLLDNGVEATSVSADHGTSANHVYSSAVRGYSAKMTATAAARLARDPRVVLVQPDGVATTTAQTTPTGVDRVDAELSATARIDGADQRVAVDVAVIDTGVDLDHPDLNVHTAGAKNCSNGRTADDGNGHGTHVAGTIGALDNGDGVVGVAPGARIWPVRVLNNQGSGSWSDIICGIDYVTAHADEIEVANMSLGGSGSDSACGSNRDALHEAICRSVAAGVTYVVAAGNSAANSATFVPAAYDEVITVSALADFNGLPGGGAAATCRADVDDTFADFSNYGADVDLIAPGVCVLSTWKGGGYNTISGTSMASPHAAGGAALYKATHATASPGTVKSALQAAGTGTWNTATDPDATHEPLLNVASF from the coding sequence ATGCGCCGCCTACTCGGCAAGTCACTGCTCGCCGCCGTCCTGTTCGCCGCCGTCCTCCCTGCCGCTCCCGCCAACGCCGACACACGAACCAGCGGGTACATCGTCCTGCTGGACAACGGTGTCGAAGCCACTTCCGTGTCCGCCGACCACGGCACCTCCGCGAACCACGTCTACTCCAGCGCCGTGCGCGGCTACTCGGCGAAGATGACCGCCACCGCCGCGGCCCGCCTCGCCCGTGACCCGCGGGTCGTGTTGGTCCAGCCCGACGGCGTCGCCACCACCACCGCGCAGACCACACCGACCGGCGTCGACCGCGTGGACGCCGAGTTGAGCGCGACCGCCCGCATCGACGGCGCCGACCAGCGGGTGGCCGTGGACGTCGCGGTGATCGACACCGGGGTCGACCTCGACCACCCGGACCTCAACGTGCACACCGCCGGCGCGAAGAACTGCTCCAACGGCCGGACCGCCGATGACGGCAACGGCCACGGCACGCACGTCGCCGGGACGATCGGCGCGCTGGACAACGGCGACGGCGTCGTCGGTGTCGCACCGGGCGCCCGCATCTGGCCGGTGCGCGTGCTCAACAACCAGGGCAGCGGCTCCTGGTCCGACATCATCTGCGGCATCGACTACGTCACGGCGCACGCCGACGAGATCGAGGTCGCGAACATGAGCCTCGGCGGGTCCGGCAGCGACAGCGCGTGCGGCTCCAACCGGGACGCCCTGCACGAGGCGATCTGCCGCTCGGTGGCGGCCGGCGTCACCTACGTCGTGGCCGCCGGCAACAGCGCGGCGAACTCGGCGACCTTCGTCCCCGCCGCGTACGACGAGGTGATCACGGTCAGCGCGCTGGCCGACTTCAACGGCCTGCCCGGCGGCGGCGCGGCGGCGACCTGCCGGGCCGACGTCGACGACACGTTCGCGGACTTCTCCAACTACGGCGCGGACGTCGACCTCATCGCCCCGGGCGTCTGCGTCCTGTCCACCTGGAAGGGTGGCGGCTACAACACGATCTCGGGCACGTCGATGGCCAGCCCGCACGCCGCCGGTGGCGCGGCGCTGTACAAGGCCACGCACGCGACCGCGTCGCCCGGCACGGTGAAGTCCGCCCTCCAAGCGGCCGGCACCGGCACCTGGAACACGGCCACCGATCCGGACGCCACGCACGAACCGCTGCTCAACGTCGCCTCGTTCTGA
- a CDS encoding VOC family protein yields MPSALRVEIFVADLDVCADFYTRVLGFTVTKRYDGYIAMDRDGVRIGAVLAWQPVDRASRSVPTGVEIVIEVDDVRAEASRVRAADWPVESDVEVRPWGLTDFRIHDPDGYYLRVTSA; encoded by the coding sequence TTGCCGAGTGCGCTGCGGGTCGAGATTTTCGTCGCCGACCTCGACGTCTGTGCGGACTTCTACACCCGCGTTCTGGGTTTCACCGTGACCAAGAGATATGACGGCTACATCGCGATGGACCGCGACGGCGTCCGGATCGGCGCCGTCCTCGCCTGGCAGCCGGTCGACCGCGCCTCGCGCTCCGTGCCGACCGGCGTGGAGATCGTGATCGAGGTGGACGACGTGCGTGCCGAAGCGTCCCGCGTCCGGGCCGCGGACTGGCCGGTGGAATCCGACGTCGAGGTCCGCCCCTGGGGCTTGACCGACTTCCGAATCCACGACCCGGACGGCTATTACCTGCGAGTGACGTCCGCCTGA
- a CDS encoding phosphotransferase: MPLDALPDWLRAWCVDHLGDEPVSVLFELRQMSEVFGLRLAGGRDVVVKARNDDGRAASCVAAQARLAERGFPCARPLTPAVDVGVLAVHAEEFRPGGELLRGDSPDVAVRYAEVFGWLMAELADVALPPPLPNPRWIRWDHTGSGLWPAISVLDDRDQRAVPEYVVDTAHRARKRLLATDLPRVLGHGDFEAQNLRWHGEDVWAVHDWDSLAWLPEAALVGAACGSFANATPPTLAPIESSAAFLVGYQDFRGRRFTAEEREIAWAAGLWLAAHNARWEAVHGNTPLSCNAVREQAAERLRRANA, from the coding sequence ATGCCGTTGGATGCTCTGCCGGACTGGCTACGGGCCTGGTGCGTGGACCACTTGGGGGACGAACCGGTCAGCGTGCTGTTCGAACTGCGGCAGATGTCGGAGGTGTTCGGGCTGCGGTTGGCCGGTGGACGGGACGTCGTGGTGAAGGCGCGGAACGACGACGGACGGGCCGCGTCGTGTGTCGCCGCGCAGGCGAGGTTGGCGGAACGGGGGTTTCCGTGCGCCCGACCCCTCACGCCCGCAGTCGACGTCGGTGTGCTGGCCGTGCACGCCGAGGAGTTCCGACCCGGCGGTGAACTGCTGCGCGGCGACTCGCCGGACGTCGCCGTGCGCTACGCGGAGGTGTTCGGCTGGTTGATGGCCGAACTGGCCGACGTGGCCCTTCCGCCGCCACTGCCGAATCCGCGCTGGATACGTTGGGACCACACGGGTTCAGGGTTGTGGCCGGCGATCAGCGTGCTGGACGACCGGGACCAGCGCGCCGTGCCCGAGTACGTCGTCGACACGGCCCACCGTGCCCGCAAACGCTTGCTGGCCACCGATTTGCCACGCGTCCTTGGCCACGGCGACTTCGAAGCCCAGAACCTCCGATGGCACGGCGAGGACGTGTGGGCGGTGCACGACTGGGACAGCTTGGCGTGGCTGCCGGAGGCGGCACTGGTGGGTGCGGCGTGCGGATCGTTCGCCAACGCCACCCCGCCGACCCTGGCCCCGATCGAGAGCTCCGCCGCGTTCCTCGTCGGCTATCAGGATTTCCGCGGACGCCGGTTCACCGCGGAGGAGCGGGAGATCGCGTGGGCGGCCGGCTTGTGGCTGGCAGCCCACAACGCCCGCTGGGAAGCCGTCCACGGCAACACCCCGTTGTCCTGCAACGCCGTCCGCGAACAGGCCGCCGAACGCCTCCGTCGCGCCAACGCTTAG
- a CDS encoding GIY-YIG nuclease family protein, producing the protein MGAHARVAFVLNDAPWALEHELIKRETLPLNIAGNAHSPYCTALRALHDEHKTRARGLPIVP; encoded by the coding sequence ATGGGCGCACATGCTCGCGTGGCCTTCGTCCTGAACGACGCGCCGTGGGCGTTGGAACACGAGCTCATCAAGCGGGAGACCCTTCCGCTGAACATCGCCGGGAACGCCCACAGTCCTTACTGCACAGCGCTTCGTGCGCTTCATGACGAACACAAGACGCGAGCACGCGGCCTGCCCATCGTGCCGTGA
- a CDS encoding methyltransferase, with amino-acid sequence MAGLATPMALRVAVTLGLPDRLLGDGADASRLAAELDVSPVGLDLLLGHLTTLGIVERTSTGYRTTEYGGNLRADAGNGLANLLHIESAAGRAELSFFDLAHSIATGEAAYPLRYGQDFWADLTDHPHLRETFDRQMTQRIREQLPQVVAGFDWSRFRTIVDVGGGHGTPLAAILTAHPRMHGHLVDLEATAAVARKTFSAHGLDDRTEVTAGSFFDPLPAGADAYLLFDILHDWDDEHAHRILARCVEAARPSGRVLVVEAVGGLRADTEMDLVMLAHYGGRERRTEEFRTLAASHGLTLDTVTILTDERCLLDFEPADGVVV; translated from the coding sequence ATGGCCGGGTTGGCGACGCCGATGGCCTTGCGGGTCGCGGTGACCCTGGGCCTGCCGGACCGGCTCCTCGGAGACGGCGCCGACGCCAGTCGACTCGCGGCCGAACTCGACGTCTCACCGGTCGGGCTCGACCTGCTGCTCGGCCACCTGACCACCCTCGGCATAGTCGAACGGACGTCCACCGGCTACCGGACCACCGAGTACGGAGGAAACCTCCGCGCCGACGCCGGCAACGGCCTGGCCAACCTCCTGCACATCGAGTCCGCCGCCGGCCGCGCCGAACTGTCCTTCTTCGACCTCGCCCACAGCATCGCCACCGGCGAGGCGGCCTACCCACTCCGTTACGGCCAGGACTTCTGGGCCGACCTCACCGACCACCCACACCTCCGCGAGACGTTCGACCGGCAGATGACCCAGCGGATCCGCGAACAGCTGCCGCAGGTCGTGGCCGGCTTCGACTGGTCCCGGTTCCGCACCATCGTCGACGTCGGCGGCGGCCACGGCACCCCACTCGCCGCGATCCTGACCGCCCACCCTCGAATGCACGGGCATTTGGTCGACCTCGAAGCGACTGCCGCCGTGGCCAGGAAGACCTTCAGCGCTCATGGTCTTGACGACCGAACCGAAGTGACCGCGGGAAGCTTCTTCGACCCACTCCCGGCAGGGGCGGACGCGTACTTGCTGTTCGACATCCTCCACGACTGGGACGACGAGCACGCGCACCGCATCCTGGCCCGTTGCGTCGAGGCCGCCCGACCGTCCGGGCGCGTTCTCGTGGTCGAAGCGGTCGGAGGTCTTCGGGCCGACACCGAGATGGACCTGGTCATGCTCGCGCACTACGGCGGCCGCGAGCGCCGGACCGAAGAGTTCCGCACGCTCGCCGCGTCACACGGACTGACCCTCGACACCGTGACCATCCTGACCGACGAACGCTGCCTCCTCGACTTCGAGCCGGCGGACGGAGTTGTGGTGTGA
- a CDS encoding spermidine synthase, with protein MESREAVDRQVKFGTARLAPAPYHPTGWVLMVDGAAQSYVDLADPTYLHIPYIEWFGRVLDLHWPAGEPVSAIQVGGGGFTIARYLAATRPGSPQTVYELDGPLVDLVRSHLDLDSIADLQVRVEDGEAGIERTPDATADVVVMDATRAGFVAVHLAAVEFLREIARVLRPGGLYLGNMWCEPDMTLALRAVAALTEVFPHVALLAKAGLLLGKSAGNVALVASDRELPHQALTTGPEAAGNRVFCLSAGQLAEFRGVAPPLTADHPAEAVTPVTRWTR; from the coding sequence GTGGAATCCCGCGAGGCCGTGGACCGGCAGGTGAAGTTCGGCACGGCACGACTGGCGCCGGCCCCGTACCACCCGACCGGCTGGGTCCTCATGGTCGACGGCGCCGCTCAGTCCTATGTGGACCTGGCTGACCCGACGTACCTGCACATTCCCTACATCGAGTGGTTCGGCCGGGTACTGGACCTGCACTGGCCCGCCGGCGAACCGGTATCGGCCATCCAGGTCGGCGGAGGGGGTTTCACGATCGCGCGGTACCTGGCCGCGACCCGCCCGGGTTCGCCCCAGACGGTCTACGAACTGGACGGCCCACTGGTCGACCTCGTGCGCTCGCACCTGGACCTGGACTCGATCGCGGACCTCCAGGTGCGCGTGGAGGACGGCGAGGCGGGAATCGAGCGCACGCCCGACGCCACCGCCGACGTGGTGGTCATGGACGCCACGCGGGCGGGCTTCGTGGCCGTCCACCTGGCCGCCGTCGAGTTCCTGCGCGAGATCGCCAGGGTCCTCCGCCCCGGCGGCCTCTACCTGGGCAACATGTGGTGCGAGCCGGACATGACCCTGGCACTGCGCGCCGTGGCCGCCCTTACCGAGGTGTTCCCGCACGTCGCGCTCCTCGCCAAGGCGGGCTTGCTCCTGGGCAAGTCCGCAGGCAACGTCGCCCTGGTCGCCTCCGACCGCGAGCTGCCACACCAAGCCCTCACCACGGGGCCGGAGGCCGCCGGCAACCGCGTGTTCTGCCTCTCGGCCGGCCAACTGGCGGAGTTTCGCGGTGTCGCGCCTCCGCTGACGGCCGACCACCCGGCGGAGGCGGTCACCCCTGTGACCCGCTGGACCCGGTAA
- a CDS encoding YbaB/EbfC family nucleoid-associated protein — translation MDRSLPDIERMVDDWERNAAEKAARYQAMSQEVQQVSITGSAADGAVMVTVGANGIPTAVTMTSKVRQLEPERIAAAVMEAMRQAQSRYPERLAEIMSQTVGDDSTTRHLLTEARANFPDPEPDADPGAARQPRPARDPEDPDDFSNSSFMDGGR, via the coding sequence ATGGATCGATCGTTGCCGGACATCGAGCGCATGGTCGACGACTGGGAGCGCAACGCCGCCGAGAAAGCGGCCCGCTACCAGGCGATGAGCCAGGAAGTGCAGCAGGTCTCCATAACCGGATCGGCGGCCGACGGGGCCGTCATGGTGACCGTCGGCGCGAACGGCATCCCCACCGCCGTCACGATGACGTCGAAGGTGCGCCAGCTGGAGCCCGAACGGATCGCCGCCGCGGTGATGGAGGCGATGCGGCAGGCGCAGTCCCGGTACCCGGAGCGGCTGGCGGAGATCATGTCGCAGACGGTCGGGGACGACTCCACCACCCGCCACCTGCTGACCGAGGCGCGGGCGAACTTCCCCGATCCCGAGCCCGACGCCGATCCGGGGGCGGCGCGGCAGCCTAGACCTGCCCGCGACCCCGAGGATCCCGACGACTTCAGCAACTCCAGCTTCATGGACGGTGGTCGCTGA
- a CDS encoding type VII secretion target, whose product MAGGYDVLVDELDAHARKVDGFAERLRAAADAARQVTMNNDAYGVICQPFAAMLQPFEEMGVNALSKGVEAIADTAERMRKTSESYGEQESSEAARFGGVS is encoded by the coding sequence ATGGCCGGCGGTTACGACGTCCTCGTCGACGAACTCGACGCGCACGCCCGCAAGGTCGACGGGTTCGCCGAGCGCCTCCGCGCGGCGGCCGACGCGGCCCGGCAGGTGACCATGAACAACGACGCCTACGGCGTGATCTGCCAGCCGTTCGCCGCGATGCTCCAGCCGTTCGAGGAGATGGGCGTGAACGCCCTGAGCAAGGGTGTCGAGGCGATCGCCGACACGGCCGAGCGGATGCGCAAGACCTCCGAGTCCTACGGTGAGCAGGAAAGCTCGGAAGCCGCTCGGTTCGGCGGCGTGTCGTGA
- a CDS encoding DUF6531 domain-containing protein yields the protein MNNPLVAQAQSDTTAVTGIGILEASQGLASGVAGGDWVAAGLGGVGVGLEVLSMVVDPIGTLASYGVSWLIEHVQPLKEALDWLAGDPPVIRSFSETWANVAAEVASVAQDYGNEAKTGTAGWTGSAADAYRSHSAQVADAVAGAGALAEGISAGVMIMGEVVAFVREMVRDIVAELIGRLIAWALELAATLGLATPVVVTQAVTAISRVVNKIGDLIRKLVKTIGNVAPRIRKVIDKLDEIMAKLAKLMRKGDGSTTPSGSTSPGGSTTPSGTTSPSGTTSPSGTTSPSGTTSPSGADGPSTHPSGTDTPSGRSPNGTDPGGSTSPSTTPGDGTLTSPNGKPDATNPKGDNPKGDTDGGGQRSEGNGGCDGKGGDPVDVVSGQMITSKVDLALPGLLPLTVNRAYASDYRDGRLLGPGWSSTLDQRLEVTDDGVRYVGDDAQVLTYPKPGEEPALPRHGAQWPLTHDAETDTYRVEDPESGWVRHFAPNSGEPGTRPITALTDRDGHEVAYTRDPSGLPLAVRHSGGYYVAVDIVEGPAGPRLSGLRLIDRQGQGVTVVSYLYDDRGRLTGIVNSSGLPYRYEYDDTDRITAWVDRNDFRYEYEYRADGRVVRGRSDGGYLDATFQYDLANRVTAVTNSLGHVTRYHYDAHNHITRVVDPLGNEELTEYDRLHRLLSRTDALGNTTRYVRDDAGEVVRVEHPDGTVTSVEYDERWRLPTRIVQPGDVQWRHTYSDTGAVLTTTDPVGAVTTSELDAHGHLVATVGPDGVRSTFTSDGTGRPTSATTPTGATTRYEVDGFGRLVATTGSDGAVTRYGWTTEGRLVWQLTPDGARQDLSYDPEGNLLVSRSGDGAVTTFEVGPFNLPVARTGSDGIRYTFDYDTELRLVRVTNPLGLTWDYEYDPAGNLVRESDFTGREVTYRYDAAGRQVSRAEAAAALELVRDSRGRILVQRMAGERPVEFEYDRAGYLRRAGDGVTEVVYERDALGRPVVEAVDGRAVRSEYDLLGRRVRRTTPSGVQTTWQYAPTRQPVALVGTAGALHFEYDAAGREVTRRLGPRAALTQTYDASGRLAAQSVWAHPSPDPTTPDVPANHYVPVQQRTYRYRADGVTTAVGDRLRGDRVYDLTPAGRVAGVTGATWREQYAYDALGNLAATQPATPSDTAGPRVLDGLLLRGAGRSSYEYDDAGRLVRQIRRTLSGQQRVWTYRWNGHHQLVGATTPDGASWRYVYDPFGRRVAKQRLDEHGAVLDETVFTWDGAQLAEQRHTSAGRVTATSWDYRSGEPLTQTSRSWLADAPAEVIDTRFHAIVSDLVGTPTELVGPDGRVAWYRTESLWGEELGLYSRGDADCPLRFPGQYHDRETGLHYNFHRYYDPATARYLSPDPVGLRPSANHYTYVANPLVVCDPFGLAGYRGPNGQYAVDPNAPPSSTHNRSTEYPHTYWDSTHDTMATNWTREGQALGSRPVDASGVPIPRDQLTWVDANGTTIPFDQLTYDHNPAVVQHWNQEGYDQSASQREAWYNQTDDMEAMTRSENSRRGALLTERYSDTPPGPNYSCT from the coding sequence GTGAACAACCCGTTGGTAGCGCAGGCCCAGTCCGACACCACGGCCGTCACCGGCATCGGGATCCTCGAAGCGTCCCAAGGGCTGGCTTCCGGCGTGGCCGGCGGTGACTGGGTCGCGGCCGGGCTCGGCGGTGTCGGCGTCGGCCTCGAAGTGCTGAGCATGGTGGTGGACCCGATCGGCACGCTCGCCTCCTACGGCGTGTCGTGGTTGATCGAGCACGTCCAGCCGCTGAAGGAGGCGCTGGACTGGCTCGCGGGCGACCCGCCGGTCATCCGCTCGTTCAGCGAGACCTGGGCGAACGTGGCCGCCGAGGTGGCGAGCGTCGCGCAGGACTACGGCAACGAGGCCAAGACCGGCACGGCCGGCTGGACCGGGTCAGCCGCCGACGCCTACCGCTCGCACTCGGCGCAGGTCGCGGACGCGGTGGCGGGGGCAGGCGCGCTCGCCGAGGGCATCTCCGCCGGTGTGATGATCATGGGCGAGGTCGTCGCGTTCGTCCGCGAGATGGTCCGCGACATCGTCGCCGAGCTGATCGGCCGGCTCATCGCGTGGGCGCTGGAGCTCGCCGCCACGCTCGGCCTCGCCACGCCGGTGGTCGTCACCCAGGCGGTGACCGCGATCTCGCGCGTGGTCAACAAGATCGGCGACCTGATCCGCAAGCTGGTCAAGACCATCGGCAACGTCGCGCCGCGCATCCGCAAGGTCATCGACAAGCTCGACGAGATCATGGCCAAGCTGGCGAAGCTGATGCGCAAGGGCGACGGCTCGACCACCCCGAGCGGCTCGACCAGCCCCGGCGGCTCGACCACCCCGAGCGGCACCACCAGCCCTAGTGGCACCACGAGCCCGAGCGGCACGACCAGTCCCAGCGGCACCACGTCGCCGTCCGGGGCGGACGGCCCGTCCACCCACCCGTCGGGCACGGACACCCCCAGCGGCCGGAGCCCCAACGGCACCGACCCGGGCGGCTCCACCAGCCCGTCCACGACTCCGGGTGACGGCACGCTGACCAGCCCCAACGGCAAACCCGACGCCACCAACCCGAAGGGCGACAACCCCAAGGGCGACACCGACGGCGGCGGTCAGCGCTCGGAGGGCAACGGCGGCTGCGACGGCAAGGGCGGCGACCCGGTCGACGTCGTGTCCGGCCAGATGATCACCTCCAAGGTCGACCTCGCGCTGCCCGGCCTGCTGCCGCTGACCGTGAACCGCGCCTACGCCTCGGACTACCGCGACGGACGCCTCCTCGGCCCCGGCTGGTCCTCCACGCTCGACCAGCGACTCGAAGTGACCGACGACGGCGTCCGGTACGTCGGCGACGACGCGCAGGTGCTGACGTACCCGAAGCCGGGGGAGGAGCCGGCGCTGCCGCGGCACGGCGCGCAGTGGCCGCTCACCCACGACGCCGAGACCGACACCTACCGCGTCGAGGACCCGGAATCCGGCTGGGTGCGGCACTTCGCGCCCAACTCCGGCGAACCGGGAACCCGGCCGATCACCGCCCTGACCGACCGTGACGGCCACGAGGTCGCCTACACCCGCGACCCGTCGGGACTGCCGCTCGCGGTCCGCCACTCCGGCGGCTACTACGTCGCCGTCGACATCGTGGAAGGGCCGGCGGGCCCGCGCCTGTCCGGCTTACGGTTGATCGACCGGCAGGGCCAGGGCGTGACGGTCGTGTCCTACCTCTACGACGACCGCGGCCGGCTGACCGGCATCGTCAACTCCAGCGGCCTGCCGTACCGCTACGAGTACGACGACACCGACCGCATCACCGCGTGGGTCGACCGCAACGACTTCCGCTACGAGTACGAGTACCGCGCGGACGGCCGGGTGGTGCGCGGGCGCAGCGACGGCGGCTACCTCGACGCGACGTTCCAGTACGACCTGGCGAACCGCGTCACGGCGGTCACCAACAGCCTCGGGCACGTCACGCGCTACCACTACGACGCGCACAACCACATCACGAGGGTGGTCGACCCGCTCGGCAACGAGGAGCTGACCGAGTACGACCGCCTGCACCGCCTGCTGTCGCGCACCGACGCGCTCGGCAACACCACCCGGTACGTGCGCGACGACGCAGGCGAGGTCGTCCGGGTGGAGCACCCCGACGGCACGGTCACGTCCGTCGAGTACGACGAGCGGTGGCGGCTGCCGACCCGGATCGTCCAGCCCGGCGACGTCCAGTGGCGGCACACCTACTCCGACACCGGCGCGGTGCTGACGACCACGGACCCGGTGGGCGCCGTGACCACGTCCGAACTCGACGCGCACGGCCACCTCGTGGCGACCGTCGGGCCGGACGGCGTGCGCTCGACGTTCACCAGCGACGGCACGGGGCGGCCGACGTCGGCCACCACCCCGACCGGCGCGACCACCCGGTACGAGGTGGACGGGTTCGGCCGGCTCGTCGCCACCACCGGGTCGGACGGCGCCGTCACCCGGTACGGCTGGACCACCGAGGGCAGGCTCGTCTGGCAGCTCACGCCGGACGGCGCCCGCCAGGACCTCTCCTACGACCCCGAGGGCAACCTGCTCGTCAGCCGTTCCGGCGACGGCGCGGTCACCACGTTCGAAGTGGGGCCGTTCAACCTGCCGGTGGCGCGCACCGGGTCGGACGGCATCCGCTACACGTTCGACTACGACACCGAGCTGCGGCTGGTCCGGGTGACCAACCCGCTCGGCCTCACCTGGGACTACGAGTACGACCCGGCCGGCAACCTGGTCCGCGAGAGCGACTTCACCGGTCGTGAGGTGACGTACCGCTACGACGCCGCCGGCCGCCAGGTAAGCCGGGCCGAAGCCGCCGCCGCGCTGGAGCTGGTGCGCGACAGCCGCGGTCGGATCCTCGTGCAGCGCATGGCGGGCGAGCGGCCGGTCGAGTTCGAGTACGACCGGGCCGGGTACCTGCGCCGGGCGGGCGACGGCGTCACCGAGGTCGTCTACGAGCGCGACGCGCTGGGCCGTCCCGTGGTGGAAGCGGTCGACGGCCGGGCGGTGCGCAGCGAGTACGACCTGCTCGGCCGCCGGGTCCGCCGCACCACGCCGTCGGGCGTGCAGACCACGTGGCAGTACGCGCCGACGCGGCAGCCGGTGGCACTGGTCGGCACGGCGGGCGCGCTGCACTTCGAGTACGACGCCGCCGGCCGGGAAGTGACCCGCCGCCTCGGGCCACGCGCCGCGTTGACCCAGACGTACGACGCGTCGGGCCGCCTCGCCGCGCAGAGCGTGTGGGCGCACCCGTCACCCGACCCGACCACGCCGGACGTGCCCGCCAACCACTACGTGCCGGTGCAGCAACGGACCTACCGCTACCGCGCGGACGGCGTGACCACCGCGGTCGGCGACCGGCTGCGCGGTGACCGCGTGTACGACCTCACCCCGGCGGGCCGCGTCGCCGGCGTCACCGGTGCGACATGGCGCGAGCAGTACGCCTACGACGCACTGGGCAACCTTGCGGCCACCCAACCCGCGACGCCGTCCGACACGGCGGGCCCGCGCGTGCTCGACGGCCTCCTGCTGCGCGGCGCCGGGCGCAGCAGCTACGAGTACGACGACGCCGGCCGCCTGGTCCGGCAGATCCGACGCACCCTGTCCGGGCAGCAGCGGGTGTGGACGTACCGGTGGAACGGCCACCACCAGCTCGTCGGCGCGACCACACCGGACGGCGCGAGCTGGCGGTACGTCTACGACCCGTTCGGCCGGCGGGTCGCCAAGCAGCGGCTGGACGAGCACGGCGCGGTGCTGGACGAGACGGTGTTCACCTGGGACGGCGCGCAACTCGCCGAGCAGCGGCACACCAGCGCCGGCCGGGTGACCGCGACGTCGTGGGACTACCGCAGCGGCGAACCGCTCACCCAGACCAGCCGGTCGTGGCTCGCCGACGCGCCCGCCGAGGTGATCGACACCAGGTTCCACGCGATCGTGTCCGACCTGGTCGGCACGCCCACCGAGCTGGTCGGGCCGGACGGCCGCGTCGCCTGGTACCGCACGGAGAGCCTGTGGGGCGAGGAACTGGGGCTGTACTCGCGCGGCGACGCCGACTGCCCGCTCCGGTTCCCCGGCCAGTACCACGACCGCGAGACCGGGCTGCACTACAACTTCCACCGCTACTACGACCCCGCGACCGCCCGCTACCTCAGCCCCGACCCGGTAGGGCTGCGGCCGTCCGCGAACCACTACACCTACGTCGCCAACCCGCTCGTGGTCTGCGACCCGTTCGGCCTCGCCGGCTACCGGGGCCCGAACGGCCAGTACGCCGTCGACCCCAACGCGCCGCCGAGCAGCACCCACAACCGCAGCACCGAGTACCCGCACACCTACTGGGACTCCACCCACGACACGATGGCCACCAACTGGACCCGGGAGGGGCAGGCGCTGGGCTCGCGGCCGGTCGACGCGAGCGGCGTCCCCATCCCGCGCGACCAGCTGACCTGGGTGGACGCGAACGGCACCACGATCCCGTTCGACCAGCTCACCTACGACCACAACCCGGCGGTCGTGCAGCACTGGAACCAGGAAGGCTACGATCAGTCCGCCTCCCAGCGGGAGGCCTGGTACAACCAGACCGACGACATGGAAGCCATGACGAGGAGCGAGAACTCCCGGCGCGGCGCCCTGTTGACGGAGCGGTACAGCGACACACCACCCGGGCCGAACTACTCCTGCACCTGA
- a CDS encoding YciI family protein: MAKYLLLKHYRGAPAAVNDVPMDQWTPEEVTAHVQYMRDFADRLETTGEYVDGQALSPEGTFVRSDGEGRPPITDGPFAETKDLIAGWMVIDVDSYERAVELAGELSAAPGAGGKPIHEWLELRPFLHAPPTITE; encoded by the coding sequence ATGGCCAAGTACCTGCTGCTCAAGCACTACCGCGGCGCGCCGGCGGCGGTCAACGACGTGCCGATGGACCAGTGGACGCCGGAGGAGGTCACGGCCCACGTGCAGTACATGCGCGACTTCGCCGACCGGCTGGAGACGACTGGCGAGTACGTCGACGGGCAGGCCCTCTCCCCGGAGGGCACGTTCGTCCGCTCCGACGGCGAGGGGCGTCCGCCGATCACCGACGGTCCGTTCGCGGAGACCAAGGACCTGATCGCCGGCTGGATGGTGATCGACGTCGACAGCTACGAGCGGGCGGTCGAGCTGGCCGGCGAGCTGTCCGCGGCTCCGGGCGCGGGCGGCAAGCCGATCCACGAGTGGCTGGAGCTGCGCCCGTTCCTGCACGCGCCGCCGACCATCACGGAGTGA